A region of the Leptospirillum ferriphilum genome:
GGGTTCAGGAAACTCTTCCCGCTGTCAAGAAGAAAGATGGGAGGCGTGAACCGTTTGATCGCCAGAAGCTTCTCAGGGGGCTCATTCTGGCCTGTCAGAAAAGGCCGGTTGCTCACGGGCAGCTGGAAGCGGTCGCTCTCAATATCGAACGTTCATTTCTCGACCGTGGGGAATCGGAAATCGATGGTCGTGAAATTGGCGAAAAAGTGATGGAATCCCTCGAAAAACTGGACAGGGTCGCTTATGTTCGTTTTGCGTCTGTCTACAGAAACTTCCAGGATCCTCATCAATTTATTGAGGAGCTGAAAAGACTTATCGAGTCCGATCCCTCCCCCTCATGAAATCCGTGACCATTGTCCCAATGACAGGCCTTCCAGAGCCTTTTCTGA
Encoded here:
- the nrdR gene encoding transcriptional regulator NrdR; the protein is MKCPYCNSPDSKVTDSRLTGDGFGIRRRRFCEKCGRRFTTYEWVQETLPAVKKKDGRREPFDRQKLLRGLILACQKRPVAHGQLEAVALNIERSFLDRGESEIDGREIGEKVMESLEKLDRVAYVRFASVYRNFQDPHQFIEELKRLIESDPSPS